TGACGTTGTTGAAGGAATGCAATTTGACCGAGGATATCTTTCTCCATATTTTGTTACAAATCCTGAAAAAATGGAAGTGGAATTAGAAAACCCTTACATTTTATTATATGATAAAAAAGTTTCTTCACTAAAAGAATTACTTCCTGTATTAGAGCCAGTAGCACAATCTGGAAAACCTTTATTAATTATTGCTGAAGATGTTGATGGTGAAGCGTTATCTACATTGGTAGTAAATAAATTAAGAGGAGCATTAAAAATTGCGGCTGTAAAAGCACCCGGTTTTGGAGACAGAAGAAAAGCAATGCTTGAAGATATTGCAATTTTAACTGGTGGAACTGTAATTTCTGAAGAAAGAGGTTATACTTTAGAAAACACAACAATTGAAATGTTAGGAACTGCTAAAAAAGTGACTATCGATAAAGACAATACTACTGTTGTAAGCGGAGCTGGTGAAGCTGACATGATCAAAAATCGTGTGAACCAAATTAAAGGTCAAATGGAGGCTACAACTTCTGATTATGACAAAGAAAAATTGCAAGAGCGTTTAGCTAAATTAGCTGGCGGTGTTGCGGTTCTTTATGTTGGAGCTGCTTCTGAAGTAGAAATGAAAGAGAAAAAAGACAGAGTAGATGATGCATTACATGCAACTCGTGCTGCTGTTGAAGAAGGTATTGTTGCTGGTGGTGGTGTTGCACTATTAAGAGCTAAAAATGCATTAACTACTGTAAAAGCAGACAATGCTGACGAAGCAACAGGAATTCAAATTGTATCTCGTGCAGTAGAATCTCCATTAAGAACTATTGTTGAAAATGCAGGTCTTGAAGGTTCTGTAGTTGTAGCAAAAGTAGCTGAAGGAAAAGGTGATTTTGGTTATAACGCCAAAACTGATGAATATGTAGATATGCTAAAAGCAGGAATTATCGACCCTAAAAAAGTAACACGTGTAGCATTAGAAAATGCAGCATCAGTTGCTGGAATGATTCTTACTACTGAGTGTGCATTAATTGACATTAAAGAAGATAACGGAGGCGGAATGCCAATGGGAGGCGGAATGCCAGGAATGATGTAATATCAAACCCTTCTAGATATAAAAAAATCCGTTCAACAATGTTGAACGGATTTTTTATTTATA
The Flavobacterium sp. WC2421 genome window above contains:
- the groL gene encoding chaperonin GroEL (60 kDa chaperone family; promotes refolding of misfolded polypeptides especially under stressful conditions; forms two stacked rings of heptamers to form a barrel-shaped 14mer; ends can be capped by GroES; misfolded proteins enter the barrel where they are refolded when GroES binds) encodes the protein MAKDIKFDIEARDGLKRGVDALANAVKVTLGPKGRNVIIGKSFGGPNVTKDGVTVAKEIELKDPLENMGAQMVKEVASKTNDLAGDGTTTATVLAQAIVKEGLKNVAAGANPMDLKRGIDKAVEAIVADLAKQSKVVGTDSEKIKQIASISANNDEVIGELIATAFAKVGKEGVITVEEAKGTDTYVDVVEGMQFDRGYLSPYFVTNPEKMEVELENPYILLYDKKVSSLKELLPVLEPVAQSGKPLLIIAEDVDGEALSTLVVNKLRGALKIAAVKAPGFGDRRKAMLEDIAILTGGTVISEERGYTLENTTIEMLGTAKKVTIDKDNTTVVSGAGEADMIKNRVNQIKGQMEATTSDYDKEKLQERLAKLAGGVAVLYVGAASEVEMKEKKDRVDDALHATRAAVEEGIVAGGGVALLRAKNALTTVKADNADEATGIQIVSRAVESPLRTIVENAGLEGSVVVAKVAEGKGDFGYNAKTDEYVDMLKAGIIDPKKVTRVALENAASVAGMILTTECALIDIKEDNGGGMPMGGGMPGMM